In Candidatus Binataceae bacterium, the following proteins share a genomic window:
- a CDS encoding Rieske 2Fe-2S domain-containing protein — protein MNHRRIDYGALIKRDKVHSSLYTDSEIFADELDKIFHRGWVYVGHAGEVPNPGDFRLSRIGRQPVIMARGQDGELRLMLNRCRHRASTVCQVEHGNAATFRCAYHGWTYRNNGELAGVPYQDAYGDSFRKEDFGLTRVPRMETYRGFIFGSMAPAGITLDDHLGAAAKEQIDLFTDLSPVGELEVRAGTNKFDYSGNWKFQIENAMDGYHPNFSHETFLDMIQGQTGVRLDVFNGNSAGEARDLGNGHVMLDYRRYNREYGERMRAVLPTTPADNDYRARVEARLGVERAAEVLNAGGTHTFVFPNLILIGVQIRVAHPVAVDYTEVTLHPTLLKGVAPELNAARLRGHEAFFGAAGMGQPDDVEMFARMRDGMQATLDPWIYLGRGMDRERRDPADGTLVGQMTDEITLRGIFAHYKKVMSQSGPAAVRARRAPAGVAARAR, from the coding sequence ATGAACCATCGCCGAATCGACTACGGCGCTTTGATCAAGCGCGACAAGGTCCATAGCAGCCTCTACACCGATTCCGAAATCTTCGCCGACGAGCTCGACAAGATTTTCCATCGCGGATGGGTTTATGTCGGTCACGCGGGCGAGGTGCCCAACCCCGGCGATTTCCGCCTGAGCCGCATCGGCCGCCAGCCCGTGATCATGGCGCGCGGGCAGGACGGCGAGCTGCGCCTGATGCTCAATCGATGCCGTCATCGCGCATCGACCGTATGCCAGGTCGAGCACGGCAACGCCGCCACCTTCCGCTGCGCCTACCACGGCTGGACCTATCGCAATAATGGTGAACTGGCGGGGGTGCCCTATCAGGACGCTTACGGCGACTCATTTCGCAAGGAGGATTTCGGCCTGACGCGCGTGCCGCGGATGGAGACTTATCGCGGCTTTATCTTCGGCAGCATGGCGCCAGCCGGCATCACGCTCGACGATCATCTGGGTGCGGCGGCCAAAGAGCAGATCGATCTGTTCACCGATCTCTCGCCGGTGGGCGAGCTCGAGGTGCGCGCCGGCACGAACAAGTTCGATTACAGCGGCAACTGGAAGTTTCAGATCGAGAACGCGATGGACGGTTACCATCCGAATTTTAGCCACGAGACCTTCCTCGACATGATCCAGGGTCAGACCGGCGTGCGGCTCGATGTCTTCAACGGCAATTCGGCGGGCGAGGCGCGCGACCTCGGCAATGGCCACGTGATGCTCGATTATCGGCGCTACAACCGCGAGTATGGCGAACGGATGCGCGCCGTTCTGCCGACCACTCCGGCCGATAACGACTATCGCGCGCGCGTCGAGGCCCGCCTCGGCGTCGAGCGCGCCGCCGAAGTCCTCAACGCCGGCGGCACCCACACTTTCGTCTTTCCCAATCTGATCCTGATTGGCGTGCAGATTCGCGTGGCGCATCCGGTCGCCGTCGATTACACCGAGGTCACGCTCCACCCGACGCTCCTCAAGGGCGTCGCGCCGGAACTCAACGCCGCGCGTCTGCGCGGTCACGAGGCCTTCTTCGGCGCCGCCGGCATGGGTCAGCCCGACGATGTCGAGATGTTCGCGCGGATGCGCGACGGGATGCAGGCGACGCTCGACCCTTGGATCTACCTGGGCCGCGGGATGGATCGCGAGCGCCGCGACCCGGCCGACGGCACCCTCGTGGGGCAGATGACCGACGAAATCACGCTGCGCGGCATCTTCGCGCACTACAAGAAAGTGATGTCGCAGAGTGGGCCGGCGGCGGTACGAGCGCGTCGCGCCCCGGCAGGGGTCGCGGCTCGCGCGAGGTAG
- a CDS encoding methylmalonyl-CoA mutase family protein → MAKDLDPTAASTAGATASAGAGKNGANGAAAPSPSNGKARAIPPAETGSGIDLDVLYTPESIRGLDSRADIGEPGKYPFTRGVQPTMYRGRLWTMRQYSGFGTPRESNQRYKWLLEQGQTGISVALDLPTQLGMDSDDPEAIDDVGRVGVAIDTLADMETLFEGIPLDRVSTSFTINSTAAILLAMYLVVAERQGVPAAKIAGTVQNDILKEYAARGTWIFPPEPSLRLIVDTIEHCMTHAPRFNPISVAGAHFRDAGATAVQELAFTLADGLTYVQRCVDRGLKVDDFAQLISFYFYTHNDLFEEVAKYRAGRRLWARFLKERFGATDPRAMMFRFGVVCGGSTLTAQQPQNNIVRVAYQALASVLGGVQSVFTAAWDEAFAIPTEQTAELALRTQQVLAYETGVPSVVDPLGGSYYVEALTEKVEQEARAIIERIERMGGMVASIQSGLIQKEIAVEAYRHQQRIENGERVVVGVNKFTREEPERAQMELYQSDPALGANQRESLARIKSSRNAAAVATKLAKLRDAARGSENLMNPILDAVKAYASLGEIVGVLRAEFGTFQEPVGL, encoded by the coding sequence ATGGCAAAAGATCTCGACCCCACCGCCGCTTCAACTGCGGGTGCGACCGCCTCCGCGGGCGCCGGCAAGAATGGCGCGAACGGCGCCGCTGCACCTTCACCTAGCAACGGCAAAGCGCGCGCGATTCCACCTGCCGAGACCGGCTCCGGCATCGATCTCGACGTTCTCTACACGCCCGAGAGTATCCGCGGCCTCGACTCGCGCGCGGATATCGGAGAGCCCGGGAAATACCCCTTCACTCGCGGCGTGCAGCCGACGATGTATCGCGGGCGGCTCTGGACGATGCGCCAGTACAGCGGCTTCGGCACGCCGCGCGAATCGAATCAGCGCTACAAGTGGCTGCTCGAACAGGGCCAGACCGGCATCTCCGTCGCGCTCGATCTACCGACCCAGCTCGGCATGGATTCCGACGATCCCGAGGCGATCGACGACGTCGGCCGCGTCGGCGTCGCGATCGACACGCTCGCCGACATGGAGACGCTCTTCGAGGGTATTCCGCTCGATCGCGTCAGCACCTCGTTTACGATCAACTCGACCGCGGCGATCCTGCTCGCGATGTATCTCGTTGTCGCCGAGCGTCAGGGCGTGCCGGCCGCGAAGATCGCGGGCACCGTGCAGAACGACATCCTCAAGGAGTACGCCGCCCGCGGCACCTGGATTTTTCCGCCCGAGCCATCGTTGCGGCTGATCGTCGACACCATCGAGCATTGCATGACGCACGCGCCGCGCTTCAATCCAATCAGTGTGGCCGGCGCACACTTCCGCGACGCCGGCGCAACGGCGGTGCAGGAGCTGGCCTTCACCCTCGCCGACGGCCTGACCTACGTCCAGCGCTGCGTCGATCGCGGCCTCAAGGTGGATGACTTCGCCCAGCTCATCAGTTTCTATTTCTACACGCACAACGACCTCTTCGAGGAGGTCGCCAAATACCGCGCGGGCCGCCGCCTGTGGGCGCGCTTTCTCAAGGAGCGCTTCGGCGCGACCGATCCGCGCGCGATGATGTTCCGCTTCGGCGTGGTCTGCGGCGGCAGCACGCTGACCGCGCAGCAGCCGCAGAACAATATCGTGCGCGTGGCTTATCAGGCGCTAGCCTCGGTGCTCGGCGGCGTCCAGTCGGTCTTCACCGCCGCCTGGGATGAGGCCTTCGCCATCCCCACGGAGCAAACCGCCGAGCTGGCGCTGCGCACGCAGCAGGTGCTCGCCTACGAGACCGGCGTCCCCAGCGTCGTCGATCCGCTGGGCGGCTCCTATTATGTCGAGGCGCTAACGGAGAAGGTCGAGCAGGAGGCCCGCGCGATCATCGAGCGGATTGAGCGGATGGGCGGGATGGTCGCGAGCATCCAGAGTGGGCTGATTCAGAAAGAAATCGCCGTCGAAGCCTATCGCCATCAGCAGCGGATCGAGAACGGCGAGCGGGTGGTCGTCGGCGTCAACAAGTTCACGCGCGAGGAGCCCGAACGCGCGCAAATGGAGCTTTACCAGTCCGACCCGGCGCTCGGCGCGAACCAACGGGAGTCGCTCGCCCGCATCAAGTCTTCGCGTAACGCGGCGGCTGTGGCGACCAAGCTCGCGAAGTTGCGCGACGCCGCGCGCGGCTCGGAAAATCTGATGAACCCGATTCTCGACGCGGTCAAAGCCTACGCCAGCCTCGGCGAGATCGTCGGCGTCCTGCGCGCGGAATTCGGCACCTTTCAGGAGCCGGTGGGACTGTGA
- a CDS encoding aromatic-ring-hydroxylating dioxygenase subunit beta: MAIEPGAAVDLRAVESFLYREARLMDENAYAEWFALWDQDALYWVPAGADDIDPTRQVSTVYDNRQRLEARIHRLQSGNAHAQSPPSRLRRVVSNIEIEEGANGEITTHSNFVLGEVRRGRQDVFIGRSTHKLRRDGGDFKMFYKKVLLVNNDEYIDNLTFLV; the protein is encoded by the coding sequence GTGGCGATCGAACCTGGCGCCGCCGTTGACCTTCGCGCAGTCGAGAGCTTCCTCTATCGCGAAGCGCGCCTGATGGACGAAAACGCCTATGCGGAGTGGTTCGCGCTGTGGGATCAAGACGCCCTCTACTGGGTTCCCGCCGGCGCCGACGACATCGATCCGACGCGGCAGGTCTCGACCGTCTATGACAATCGCCAGCGTCTCGAGGCCCGCATCCACCGTTTGCAAAGCGGCAACGCCCATGCCCAGTCGCCGCCCTCACGACTGCGGCGCGTCGTCTCCAATATCGAAATCGAGGAGGGCGCCAACGGCGAAATAACCACCCACTCGAACTTCGTGCTAGGCGAGGTCCGGCGGGGCAGGCAGGACGTCTTCATCGGGCGCTCGACCCACAAGCTGCGGCGCGACGGCGGCGATTTCAAAATGTTCTACAAAAAAGTGCTGCTCGTGAACAACGATGAGTACATCGATAACCTGACCTTTCTCGTGTAG
- a CDS encoding CoA transferase yields MTRAAEILDQVWEALGGAAALSANVRCDGVGDLPSAFAVSDLAAASVGVAALSVGELIAARHGAVPAIAVDRRCASMWFWISIRPQGWSLPPIWDVTAGDYPTADGWIKLHTNVPNHRSAALGVLGVAASKEAVAKVVRGWQANLLEQVIVDRGGCAAAMRSLDEWCVHPQGSAVAREPLFHVEAGSAGRTCDWAIAAERPLAGVRVLDLTRVLAGPIATRFLAGFGAEVLRIDPPVWEEPAIVPEVTLGKRCARLDLGNDRDRETFTSLLRSADVLVHGHRPGALARRGFDSARMQELSPGLVEVSLDAYGWSGPWAARRGFDSLVQMSSGIAAEGMRKNGSARPTPLPVQALDHATGYFMAAAAVRGLTQRLATGLGSVVRTSLARIGALLIDQSREDRTSVALAPETIDDLDEAQEATAWGPARRLKPPVAIAGSPMRWALPASPLGAAPARWVSRP; encoded by the coding sequence ATGACCAGAGCCGCCGAAATACTCGATCAGGTGTGGGAGGCGCTCGGCGGCGCGGCGGCGCTGAGCGCGAACGTCCGATGCGACGGTGTTGGCGACCTGCCGTCGGCATTTGCGGTCAGCGATCTCGCGGCCGCGTCGGTCGGCGTCGCCGCGTTGTCTGTAGGCGAGCTGATCGCGGCGCGCCACGGCGCGGTACCCGCAATCGCAGTCGATCGGCGTTGCGCATCGATGTGGTTCTGGATCTCGATTCGCCCGCAAGGCTGGAGCCTGCCGCCCATCTGGGATGTGACCGCCGGGGACTATCCAACCGCCGATGGCTGGATCAAGCTGCACACCAACGTGCCAAATCATCGCTCCGCGGCGCTCGGCGTGCTGGGCGTGGCCGCGAGCAAGGAAGCGGTCGCAAAGGTGGTGCGTGGATGGCAGGCCAATCTCCTCGAGCAAGTGATCGTTGATCGCGGCGGCTGCGCGGCGGCGATGCGCTCGCTCGACGAGTGGTGCGTTCATCCGCAGGGTAGCGCGGTGGCGCGCGAGCCGCTGTTCCACGTCGAGGCCGGGAGCGCGGGACGGACTTGTGATTGGGCGATCGCGGCGGAGCGTCCGCTGGCGGGGGTCCGCGTGCTCGATCTGACGCGCGTGCTGGCCGGTCCGATCGCGACGCGCTTTCTCGCCGGCTTCGGCGCCGAGGTGCTGCGGATCGATCCGCCGGTGTGGGAGGAGCCGGCGATCGTGCCCGAGGTGACGCTGGGCAAGCGTTGCGCGCGGCTGGATCTCGGCAACGATCGCGATCGCGAAACCTTCACCAGTCTGCTGCGCAGCGCCGACGTGCTCGTGCATGGCCATCGGCCCGGGGCACTCGCACGCCGCGGCTTCGACTCAGCGCGGATGCAGGAACTCAGTCCCGGACTGGTCGAAGTGTCGCTGGACGCCTATGGCTGGAGCGGGCCGTGGGCGGCGCGGCGCGGGTTCGACAGCCTGGTGCAGATGAGCAGCGGGATCGCGGCCGAAGGGATGCGGAAAAACGGGAGCGCGCGTCCGACGCCGCTGCCGGTGCAGGCGCTCGATCATGCGACCGGCTATTTCATGGCGGCTGCGGCGGTGCGCGGTCTCACGCAGCGGCTGGCGACGGGTCTTGGCTCCGTCGTGCGGACCTCGCTGGCGCGCATTGGGGCTTTACTGATCGATCAATCGCGGGAGGATCGAACATCGGTCGCACTCGCGCCCGAGACCATCGACGACCTCGACGAGGCTCAGGAGGCGACGGCGTGGGGTCCGGCGCGTCGGCTCAAACCGCCGGTGGCGATCGCAGGCTCGCCGATGCGCTGGGCGCTGCCGGCAAGTCCGCTCGGCGCGGCTCCGGCGCGGTGGGTTAGTCGTCCCTAG
- a CDS encoding hemolysin family protein: MTPVLSFVLPIVVAALLLLSATLAASETALFALVRMEDTRDKLSSRVREACDRLMARPLEALVVIIGLNEACNIFAECLTTALLLTWLGPLGAWIAAPAMLAVVLIFCDITPKTFALGYPGGVASLSARPLNLATQIAHPIVRWLVPAMEPPRPAPVSEQEFKALLRAGELVGEVEPQERELIHRVFDFGNRRVAEVMTPRDKIFALDVATPTERVVAEVARGHFSRVPIYRGAPDNIVGILHVKDLVTRRLGAAPPRLDRLARPAYFIPPTKRLGELFDEMRRGRLQLALVVGEFGSLLGLITLEDLLEELFGEIRDEFDYEGPELMPAGPGEWLAAGAIDLARLRTALNDQGSLAAAGAQTLNGLVLRELQRVPRRGESFRLGDFQARVERVRGATVELVRLRR, translated from the coding sequence GTGACGCCGGTGCTTAGCTTCGTGCTGCCGATCGTGGTCGCGGCGCTGCTACTATTGAGCGCGACGCTCGCCGCCTCCGAGACCGCGCTTTTCGCATTGGTCCGGATGGAAGATACGCGCGACAAGTTGAGCAGTAGAGTGCGCGAGGCGTGCGATCGCCTGATGGCGCGTCCGCTCGAAGCCCTGGTCGTCATCATCGGCCTTAACGAGGCCTGCAATATCTTCGCTGAATGCCTCACCACGGCGCTGCTGTTGACCTGGCTGGGACCGCTCGGTGCGTGGATTGCTGCGCCCGCGATGCTGGCCGTCGTGCTGATTTTTTGCGACATCACGCCCAAGACCTTTGCGCTCGGCTATCCGGGCGGGGTCGCCTCGCTCTCGGCGCGTCCGCTGAATCTCGCGACGCAGATAGCTCATCCGATCGTGCGCTGGCTGGTTCCCGCGATGGAGCCGCCGCGACCCGCGCCGGTGTCGGAGCAGGAGTTCAAGGCGCTGCTGCGCGCGGGCGAGCTGGTCGGTGAAGTCGAGCCGCAGGAGCGCGAGCTGATTCACCGGGTCTTCGATTTCGGCAACCGCCGCGTCGCCGAGGTGATGACGCCGCGCGACAAAATTTTTGCGCTGGACGTCGCGACCCCGACCGAGCGCGTCGTCGCGGAGGTCGCGCGCGGCCACTTCTCGCGCGTGCCGATCTACCGCGGCGCGCCGGACAATATCGTCGGCATCCTGCACGTCAAAGACCTGGTTACGCGCCGTCTCGGCGCGGCGCCGCCGCGGCTTGATCGCCTCGCCCGTCCGGCCTACTTCATTCCGCCCACGAAGCGGCTCGGCGAACTTTTCGACGAGATGCGCCGCGGCCGCCTCCAGCTCGCGCTGGTGGTCGGCGAGTTCGGCAGCCTGCTCGGTTTGATCACGCTCGAAGATCTGCTCGAGGAGCTGTTCGGCGAGATTCGCGACGAATTCGATTATGAAGGCCCCGAGTTGATGCCGGCCGGGCCGGGTGAATGGCTGGCTGCAGGCGCGATCGATTTGGCCCGCCTGCGCACGGCGTTGAACGATCAGGGCTCGCTGGCGGCAGCCGGCGCGCAGACCCTCAACGGACTCGTCCTGCGCGAGCTCCAGCGCGTGCCGCGGCGCGGCGAGAGCTTTCGCCTCGGGGATTTTCAGGCCCGCGTCGAGCGCGTGCGCGGGGCCACGGTCGAACTCGTGAGGTTGCGCCGATGA
- a CDS encoding cobalamin B12-binding domain-containing protein yields MSAQASGASATERAIRILIAKPGLDGHDRGAKVIAYALRDAGMEVIYTGLRRSANEIIAAALQEDVDAIGLSILSGAHISLTEKIVAGLREAGRADEVAVFVGGTIPPNDVAPLEKAGAAGVFPTGTPLSAIAPAIRTAVAARRTS; encoded by the coding sequence GTGAGCGCGCAAGCCTCTGGCGCCTCCGCGACCGAGCGCGCGATCCGCATCCTGATCGCGAAACCCGGGCTCGACGGCCACGATCGCGGGGCCAAGGTCATCGCCTATGCGCTGCGCGATGCGGGTATGGAGGTCATCTATACCGGCTTGCGCCGCAGCGCCAACGAGATCATCGCCGCCGCCCTGCAGGAAGACGTCGATGCGATCGGGCTTAGCATTTTGTCCGGCGCGCATATCTCGCTGACTGAAAAGATCGTCGCCGGACTGCGCGAGGCCGGCCGCGCCGACGAGGTCGCGGTCTTCGTCGGCGGCACCATCCCGCCGAACGACGTTGCGCCGCTGGAAAAAGCCGGCGCCGCCGGCGTCTTCCCCACCGGCACGCCGCTCAGCGCGATCGCCCCGGCGATCCGCACCGCGGTCGCCGCCCGCCGCACCAGCTAA
- the thiL gene encoding thiamine-phosphate kinase, whose protein sequence is MAFLREFDLISRLCAKIPRGQRTILGPGDDCAIIARARGQQLLTIDSMVEGVHFKLDWTTPEALGARALTVNLSDIAAMGGVPTVCVINLAIRPQLPASFFDHLYAGLGKVAATAGVGVVGGNVTRAAQLAITIAIVGDAGTGVMRRDAARVGDSVYVTGTIGDAALGLAILEGRQDARGAARKFLLARFLAPTPRLAAGRRLAALKPVPAAIDISDGLWQDLGHIIERSRVGAEIDIDAIPLSPAYRTLLGDDPQLALSGGEDYELLFCTATAFSPATLSRKLGVPVSRIGRIVKGRSAKLLKSGRSLPDLTRRLAGWDQLRDAGA, encoded by the coding sequence GTGGCGTTCTTGCGAGAATTTGACCTGATCAGCCGGCTCTGTGCGAAAATCCCGCGCGGCCAGCGCACTATCCTTGGCCCGGGCGACGATTGCGCGATTATCGCGCGGGCCCGCGGCCAACAGCTCCTGACCATCGATTCGATGGTCGAGGGGGTGCACTTCAAGCTCGACTGGACGACGCCGGAGGCGCTGGGGGCGCGCGCTCTGACGGTCAATCTGAGCGACATCGCCGCGATGGGCGGGGTTCCAACGGTCTGCGTGATCAACCTGGCGATTCGCCCGCAGCTGCCCGCGTCGTTCTTCGATCATCTATATGCGGGCTTGGGCAAAGTGGCCGCCACGGCCGGCGTTGGGGTGGTCGGCGGCAACGTCACGCGCGCCGCTCAGCTCGCGATTACGATCGCGATCGTGGGTGACGCCGGGACAGGCGTGATGCGCCGCGACGCGGCGCGGGTCGGCGACAGCGTGTACGTGACCGGGACGATCGGCGACGCCGCGCTCGGCCTCGCGATCCTGGAGGGGCGTCAGGATGCGCGCGGCGCTGCGCGCAAATTTCTGCTCGCGCGGTTTCTCGCACCAACGCCACGCCTCGCCGCCGGCCGCAGATTGGCGGCGCTCAAACCGGTGCCCGCCGCGATCGATATCAGTGACGGTCTTTGGCAGGACCTCGGCCACATTATCGAACGTAGCCGCGTCGGCGCCGAGATCGATATCGACGCTATCCCACTTTCGCCCGCGTATAGAACCTTGCTCGGGGACGACCCGCAGCTTGCGCTGAGCGGCGGTGAGGACTACGAGCTGCTTTTCTGCACCGCGACGGCTTTTTCACCCGCGACGCTCTCCCGCAAGCTCGGCGTGCCGGTAAGTCGTATCGGCCGGATCGTCAAGGGGCGCAGCGCGAAGCTGCTCAAGAGCGGGCGCTCATTGCCGGACCTCACGCGCCGCCTGGCAGGATGGGATCAATTGCGTGACGCCGGTGCTTAG
- a CDS encoding hemolysin family protein, with amino-acid sequence MTRVTLGAIIAACLIVQAFFAASEIALVAADELKVRADRERGDDLSQVLGRLLERRDRIVALMLSGANLATVIAATTLTSFLHALDPKSAYLAPFILAPLVLLVGESAPKMLALRAPLRFARFAARPLAVLAVIFAPLLAAETALSRMLRRMVGVSPEADSVFLSREDLAMLVRRPGSSTTPSLESLDSIEPAEQQMISRIFRFTRAEARKAMVPLVRVEALPEETTIADAIELVRREGYTRIPVFQRRIVNIVGVLHAFDLLEAPDLSRSVAELMRPVSYFPEATPLDEILIALQRTRESLAVVVDEYGGASGIITMEDLLEEVVGEIEDEHDEREELARVINPRTLVVQARAEVANLNERFDLKLPEEGEYATIGGLVVERLGHIPKAGEQLNAGNATITVVRSDARAVRELLLHLEQPIRAEAHPKR; translated from the coding sequence ATGACCCGCGTGACGCTCGGCGCAATCATCGCCGCCTGCCTGATCGTTCAGGCCTTCTTCGCCGCGAGCGAAATTGCCCTGGTGGCCGCCGACGAACTGAAGGTCCGCGCCGACCGCGAGCGCGGCGACGATCTCTCGCAGGTCCTCGGCCGCCTGCTCGAACGGCGCGATCGCATCGTCGCCCTGATGCTCAGCGGGGCGAACCTCGCAACCGTGATCGCGGCGACGACGCTGACCAGTTTTCTGCACGCGCTCGACCCCAAGAGCGCCTACCTCGCGCCCTTCATCCTCGCGCCGCTGGTGCTGTTGGTCGGCGAATCCGCGCCCAAGATGCTCGCGCTGCGCGCGCCGCTCCGCTTCGCGCGATTTGCGGCGCGGCCGCTCGCCGTCCTCGCGGTGATCTTCGCGCCGCTTCTCGCCGCCGAGACCGCACTTAGCCGGATGCTGCGGCGGATGGTCGGCGTCTCGCCCGAGGCCGACAGCGTTTTTCTCAGCCGTGAAGACCTCGCGATGCTCGTGCGGCGCCCCGGCAGCTCAACCACGCCGTCTCTCGAAAGCCTCGACTCGATCGAGCCCGCCGAGCAGCAGATGATCAGCCGCATATTTCGCTTCACCCGCGCCGAGGCGCGCAAGGCGATGGTGCCGCTGGTCCGCGTCGAGGCCCTCCCGGAAGAGACCACTATTGCAGACGCGATCGAGCTGGTGCGCCGCGAGGGCTACACGCGTATCCCGGTTTTCCAGCGGCGCATCGTCAACATCGTCGGCGTGCTGCACGCTTTCGATCTGCTCGAGGCGCCCGATCTCTCGCGTTCGGTCGCCGAGCTGATGCGCCCCGTGAGTTATTTTCCCGAAGCCACGCCGCTCGATGAAATCCTCATCGCACTGCAGCGCACGCGCGAAAGCCTGGCCGTCGTGGTCGACGAGTACGGCGGCGCCTCGGGCATAATCACGATGGAGGACCTGCTGGAAGAGGTCGTCGGTGAGATCGAAGACGAGCACGACGAGCGCGAGGAATTGGCGCGCGTAATCAATCCGCGCACCTTGGTGGTGCAGGCGCGCGCCGAGGTCGCCAATCTCAACGAGCGTTTCGACCTCAAGCTCCCGGAAGAGGGTGAGTATGCTACGATCGGCGGCCTCGTGGTCGAACGTCTCGGGCATATTCCAAAGGCGGGCGAGCAGCTCAACGCCGGCAACGCGACGATCACGGTCGTGCGCAGCGATGCGCGCGCCGTGCGCGAACTCCTGCTCCATCTGGAGCAGCCGATCCGCGCCGAAGCGCATCCGAAACGATGA
- a CDS encoding enoyl-CoA hydratase/isomerase family protein, with product MAIELSPINPASDLVAAAVHEPLGPLAYLRFVENGGVATLTINRPAVHNAVSLATMAEIERVLDWLEADASVAVLILTGAGDRSFVSGGDLKDFERITTYEAAVAMSRRMQLITARLRALPVAVLGAINGDCLGGGCEVALACDIRIVSDRAHFGFKQVNLGITPAWGGRRRFVRLVGRARALTLLLTGELIDAAEAGRIGLADQVVASAQVLATAEQLARTIASNPRMAVRAIKRMVNEDAAADDEQARAFEADLFAQTWISEDHQEALDARKERREPRFKGR from the coding sequence ATGGCAATCGAGCTGAGTCCGATCAATCCTGCTTCCGACCTCGTCGCCGCCGCAGTCCACGAGCCGCTGGGCCCTCTCGCATACCTGCGTTTCGTTGAGAACGGCGGGGTCGCGACACTCACGATCAACCGGCCCGCGGTGCATAACGCCGTCAGCCTGGCGACCATGGCGGAAATCGAACGCGTCCTCGATTGGCTCGAGGCCGACGCTTCGGTCGCTGTGCTGATCCTTACCGGCGCAGGCGATCGCAGCTTCGTTTCCGGCGGCGACCTCAAGGATTTCGAGCGCATCACCACCTACGAGGCCGCGGTCGCGATGTCGCGCCGGATGCAGCTCATCACGGCGCGGCTGCGCGCGCTGCCGGTCGCGGTGCTCGGCGCGATCAACGGCGATTGCCTCGGCGGCGGATGTGAAGTCGCGCTCGCCTGCGACATCCGGATCGTCAGCGACCGCGCCCATTTCGGCTTCAAGCAGGTCAATCTCGGAATCACGCCCGCATGGGGCGGACGCCGCCGATTCGTCCGGCTCGTCGGCCGCGCCCGGGCGCTGACGCTGCTCCTCACCGGCGAGTTGATCGACGCCGCCGAGGCCGGCCGCATCGGGCTCGCCGATCAGGTTGTAGCGAGCGCTCAGGTGCTCGCAACGGCTGAGCAGCTCGCGCGCACGATCGCGTCCAATCCACGGATGGCGGTGCGGGCGATCAAGCGGATGGTCAACGAAGACGCCGCCGCCGATGACGAGCAGGCGCGCGCTTTCGAGGCCGATCTCTTTGCACAAACCTGGATTTCCGAGGACCATCAGGAGGCGCTCGACGCGCGCAAGGAGCGCCGCGAGCCCCGCTTCAAAGGCCGCTAA